A window of Sphingorhabdus lacus contains these coding sequences:
- a CDS encoding ABC transporter ATP-binding protein, whose product MYAIEAQGLVKQFDGFRAVDGVNLKVPLGSIFGVLGPNGAGKTTMLRTLLGIIDPDEGVRTLLGSDRPITQSRNVGYLPEERGLYQSMRAVDTIAFMGALRGLSLKEGKEKGRALLEEAGLGYAADRQIRQLSKGMAQTVQLMGTIVHDPKLIVLDEPFSGLDALNQAKLEKMIRAQAAKGVTVIFSTHVIAHAERLCERIAIIAKGKISFDGLVSEARDRLRPQVHLETETLDGVWRKALPADTRAEGHWWHFTLPESGVEPLLTALVEGKAGIKSLSIERPGLHDAFVAIAGESVAAEMDEPVAGETL is encoded by the coding sequence ATGTATGCAATCGAGGCACAGGGACTTGTCAAGCAGTTCGACGGATTTCGGGCGGTAGACGGCGTAAATCTGAAAGTTCCGTTGGGCAGCATTTTTGGTGTTTTGGGACCAAATGGTGCCGGCAAGACGACGATGTTGCGCACATTGCTCGGCATTATTGATCCTGACGAAGGTGTGCGCACCCTGCTCGGTTCGGACCGGCCTATTACTCAGTCGCGCAATGTGGGCTATCTGCCGGAGGAGCGCGGTCTGTATCAATCCATGCGCGCGGTCGATACCATCGCATTCATGGGCGCGCTGCGTGGCCTGTCGCTCAAGGAAGGCAAAGAGAAAGGCCGCGCGTTGCTGGAAGAGGCAGGCCTCGGCTATGCCGCCGACCGCCAGATCCGTCAGCTTTCCAAAGGCATGGCGCAAACCGTACAGTTGATGGGTACCATCGTGCATGATCCCAAGTTGATCGTGCTGGACGAACCCTTTTCAGGCCTCGACGCACTGAATCAGGCTAAGCTGGAAAAGATGATCCGTGCCCAGGCAGCAAAGGGTGTGACCGTCATTTTTTCGACCCATGTCATCGCGCACGCCGAACGGCTATGCGAACGCATCGCCATCATTGCCAAAGGCAAAATCAGTTTCGACGGGCTCGTATCCGAAGCCCGCGACCGGTTGCGCCCGCAGGTGCATCTGGAAACCGAAACGCTGGATGGTGTATGGCGCAAGGCCTTGCCTGCCGACACACGGGCCGAGGGACATTGGTGGCATTTCACCTTGCCCGAAAGCGGGGTGGAACCACTTTTGACGGCACTGGTGGAAGGTAAGGCAGGAATTAAATCCCTCTCGATTGAGCGCCCTGGCCTCCACGATGCCTTTGTTGCCATTGCCGGGGAATCGGTGGCAGCCGAAATGGATGAACCCGTAGCTGGAGAGACATTGTGA
- a CDS encoding cytochrome P450 → MATAPVFENDSLPWEVNKAPHEWDVTRPEIYTEDRWHPIFKEMRDKAPINKIEGSDFGSYWNVTTLKAIQHVEALPDIYSSSFEHGGITLIDDDALAEPIPDDQKIVMPMFIAMDRPKHTEERRVIAPAFTPGAMEQMSVDIRRRTGELLDSLPIGKAFDWVDLVSIELTTQMLALLFDFPWEDRRKLTEWSDWAGDVELFRTEETRKARLEKMFEMGAYFQRLWDERKDRGEAPDLISRMIHSPMKDMTTFEYMGNLILLIVGGNDTTRNSMSGYAYGLHSFQDEREKLEKNPEFIPNAVSEIIRWQTPLAHMRRTALRDHDLFGAPIKAGDKIGMWYLSANRDESVFDNPDKLIVDRENARRHLAFGYGIHRCVGARLAELQIRILLEEMATRRLRPNVVAEPERVSGCFVHGYRKMMVELSKY, encoded by the coding sequence ATGGCCACTGCCCCCGTCTTCGAAAACGATTCGCTTCCCTGGGAAGTCAACAAGGCACCGCATGAGTGGGATGTCACCCGCCCGGAGATTTACACCGAAGACCGCTGGCACCCGATATTCAAGGAAATGCGCGACAAAGCGCCGATCAACAAGATCGAAGGGTCCGATTTCGGAAGCTATTGGAACGTGACCACCCTCAAGGCTATCCAGCATGTGGAAGCCTTGCCCGACATATATTCGTCCTCGTTTGAACATGGCGGAATCACGCTGATCGACGATGATGCGTTGGCCGAACCTATTCCGGACGACCAGAAGATTGTCATGCCGATGTTCATTGCCATGGACCGGCCGAAACATACCGAGGAACGGCGCGTGATCGCTCCAGCCTTTACGCCGGGTGCGATGGAGCAAATGTCCGTCGATATTCGCCGCCGCACGGGTGAACTTCTCGACTCGCTACCGATCGGCAAGGCTTTCGACTGGGTCGATCTGGTGTCGATTGAACTGACGACGCAGATGCTGGCTTTGCTCTTTGATTTCCCATGGGAGGATCGCCGCAAGCTAACCGAATGGTCCGATTGGGCCGGTGACGTGGAACTGTTCCGCACGGAAGAAACGCGCAAAGCGCGATTGGAAAAGATGTTCGAAATGGGCGCCTACTTCCAGCGTCTGTGGGATGAGCGCAAAGATCGCGGTGAAGCACCTGATCTCATCAGCCGGATGATCCATTCACCGATGAAGGACATGACGACCTTCGAATATATGGGGAATCTGATCCTGCTGATCGTGGGCGGAAATGACACGACCCGCAATTCCATGTCGGGTTATGCCTATGGCCTGCACTCCTTCCAGGACGAGCGGGAAAAGCTGGAGAAAAATCCGGAGTTCATTCCCAATGCGGTTAGTGAAATCATCCGCTGGCAGACACCGCTGGCGCATATGCGGCGCACAGCGCTTCGCGACCATGACCTTTTTGGTGCGCCCATCAAGGCAGGGGACAAGATCGGTATGTGGTATTTGTCGGCCAACCGAGATGAAAGTGTTTTTGACAATCCTGACAAGCTGATCGTCGACCGTGAAAATGCGCGCCGACATCTCGCCTTCGGCTATGGCATCCATCGTTGTGTGGGTGCGCGTCTCGCTGAATTGCAAATTCGCATCCTGCTCGAAGAAATGGCCACCCGTCGACTGCGCCCCAAT
- a CDS encoding ABC transporter permease — MKEIFRAAMVIARRDFTAIIYSKAFIFFLLGPFFPVLVGIAAGNLGGQIAREAAQPVVGLAMVQSDSEKLLKARETLAVNMGESYFTQMKIVGDPARDGATNPQDYLKKKEDNLSVVVTGSLQDPTVTGTRRAVERESAGIELLAAYAKNPSAMKLPEAKADFVAETANNDKQLRTVTAQGGQILVFFLTMLLAGMVLSNLVEEKSNKIIEILAASIPMESVFLGKLFAMLGMALLGIFVWTAVGGIGLQVAQGIPNFPTPAVGWPIFITLCFTYFIMAYLMLGALFLGIGAMAATVREVQTISMPVTMAQLINFFFASYALTKTGQPVEQFAAIFPFSSPFAMIGRAALEPNLWHHGVAIVGQILFAILLLRLGVVLFKRNVMKSGNAGRIKDAGKRKLFGLITVRG, encoded by the coding sequence GTGAAAGAGATTTTCCGCGCTGCGATGGTTATCGCCCGCCGCGACTTCACGGCAATCATCTATTCCAAAGCCTTTATCTTTTTCCTGCTGGGCCCCTTCTTCCCGGTTCTGGTAGGCATCGCCGCGGGAAATCTCGGCGGACAGATTGCACGCGAAGCCGCACAACCTGTGGTCGGGCTTGCCATGGTCCAATCGGATTCCGAAAAATTGTTGAAAGCGCGTGAAACGCTCGCGGTTAATATGGGCGAGAGCTACTTCACCCAGATGAAAATTGTAGGCGATCCTGCGCGCGACGGGGCCACGAACCCCCAAGATTATCTCAAAAAGAAGGAAGATAATCTAAGCGTGGTAGTGACTGGAAGTTTGCAAGACCCCACGGTCACGGGGACAAGGAGGGCGGTCGAGAGGGAAAGCGCCGGCATCGAATTGCTTGCGGCCTATGCCAAGAACCCTTCGGCGATGAAATTACCCGAAGCGAAAGCCGACTTCGTGGCGGAGACCGCCAATAACGACAAGCAGTTGCGGACCGTCACCGCCCAAGGCGGGCAAATTCTGGTCTTTTTCCTGACGATGTTGCTGGCGGGCATGGTTCTATCCAATCTTGTGGAAGAGAAATCGAACAAGATTATCGAGATATTGGCTGCCTCCATTCCCATGGAATCGGTATTCTTGGGTAAGCTGTTTGCGATGCTTGGCATGGCGCTGCTCGGCATATTTGTCTGGACGGCTGTGGGCGGGATCGGCCTTCAGGTCGCGCAAGGCATCCCCAATTTTCCCACGCCAGCGGTGGGTTGGCCGATTTTCATAACGCTGTGCTTCACCTATTTCATCATGGCCTATTTGATGCTCGGGGCGTTGTTCCTCGGAATCGGCGCAATGGCGGCAACGGTGCGCGAAGTGCAGACTATTTCGATGCCCGTGACCATGGCGCAGCTCATCAATTTCTTTTTCGCATCCTATGCCTTGACGAAAACCGGCCAGCCGGTCGAACAATTCGCAGCAATCTTTCCGTTCAGCTCACCGTTCGCGATGATCGGCCGTGCGGCTTTGGAGCCCAATTTGTGGCATCACGGCGTAGCCATTGTCGGCCAAATCCTATTTGCCATCCTTCTGCTCCGTCTTGGGGTCGTTCTGTTCAAGCGCAACGTCATGAAGTCCGGAAATGCGGGCCGGATCAAAGATGCAGGCAAGCGCAAATTGTTCGGGCTCATCACCGTCCGGGGGTGA